From Candidatus Manganitrophus morganii, the proteins below share one genomic window:
- a CDS encoding putative porin → MSRFMAIMLVAIGLVGLSSIKGFAEDRKTLEELLVDKGTISKEEAASLQTTKLTKGVDRITFGGDLRLRHESFMNDSETASRNRDRHRQRFRLRFGGTLKIDEFLVGIQLASGGGEQVSTNQSFDSLFSQKPLWIQQAYLQWKAAQWLKLTGGKMPNPFFRAYSSDIVWDDDVTPEGFAESLTFPLSERVTLFVNAGQFLLDEDSGDNNDQWLFGEQVGADIGLGKNTKLMLAGAFYNFKNATLGTFGQAAVQEGNTRVPPTPPATAPTNILVNNYRVVDITLQLATKVGDLPLSLQGDYVKNLADTTTDKDMGYQAGVIVGKASDPQSWEAAYFYKLVETDATVADLADSDFGNGGTNRKGHIVWVAYNPTKALQLKAKFFMTELEDETLPPGAGGKDDIDRLQVDASIKF, encoded by the coding sequence ATGTCCCGATTCATGGCAATCATGCTGGTGGCGATCGGACTTGTGGGACTGTCGAGCATCAAAGGCTTCGCAGAAGACCGTAAAACGTTGGAAGAGCTATTGGTTGATAAAGGAACCATTTCAAAAGAAGAAGCCGCTTCCCTTCAAACGACCAAACTGACGAAGGGGGTCGATCGGATTACCTTCGGCGGCGATCTCCGCCTTCGGCACGAATCGTTCATGAACGACAGCGAAACCGCCAGCCGCAACAGAGACCGGCACCGGCAGCGCTTTCGGTTGCGGTTCGGAGGCACCCTAAAAATCGACGAATTTCTCGTCGGCATTCAGCTCGCCTCCGGAGGGGGAGAACAGGTTTCAACCAATCAGAGCTTCGACAGTCTCTTCAGCCAGAAGCCGCTCTGGATCCAGCAAGCTTACTTACAATGGAAAGCGGCCCAGTGGCTGAAGCTGACCGGCGGGAAAATGCCGAATCCGTTCTTTCGGGCTTACAGCTCGGATATCGTTTGGGACGACGACGTGACCCCGGAAGGTTTTGCCGAAAGCCTCACCTTTCCGCTCTCGGAGAGGGTCACCCTCTTCGTCAATGCCGGCCAGTTCCTTCTCGATGAAGACAGCGGCGACAACAACGACCAATGGCTGTTCGGTGAGCAGGTCGGCGCCGACATCGGCCTTGGCAAGAACACGAAACTGATGCTGGCCGGCGCATTTTACAATTTCAAGAATGCGACGCTGGGAACGTTCGGACAGGCGGCTGTTCAAGAAGGGAATACGCGGGTTCCTCCGACCCCTCCGGCGACCGCGCCGACCAATATCTTGGTCAACAATTACCGCGTCGTCGATATCACACTCCAGCTTGCCACCAAGGTGGGAGACCTTCCTCTCTCCCTTCAGGGGGATTACGTTAAAAATCTCGCCGATACGACGACCGATAAGGACATGGGCTATCAAGCCGGCGTGATCGTCGGCAAAGCCTCCGATCCTCAATCCTGGGAAGCGGCTTACTTCTACAAGCTCGTCGAAACGGATGCCACCGTGGCCGATCTGGCCGATTCTGATTTCGGGAACGGCGGGACCAATCGGAAGGGACACATCGTCTGGGTCGCCTACAATCCGACCAAAGCGCTCCAGCTGAAAGCGAAGTTTTTCATGACCGAGCTTGAAGATGAAACGCTTCCCCCGGGAGCCGGCGGAAAAGATGATATCGACCGACTTCAGGTAGATGCTTCAATTAAGTTTTAA
- a CDS encoding PstS family phosphate ABC transporter substrate-binding protein — translation MMKKSVLVMILLIGLAAAAWAKSTLIKVDGSSTVFPITEAVAEEFQKKNSGVRVTVGISGTGGGFKKFCAGEIDISDASRPIKLSEVEICVDNNIKYVELPVAYDGIAVVVNPKNHWVDHLTVEELKKMWEPAAQGKVMKWSQIRSGWPDKEIRLYGPGVDSGTFDYFTEAIVGKSQASRGDFTASEDDNVLVQGVASDQNALGFFGVAYFEHNKDRLKLVPIDDKNDSNGKGAVLPEYNNILEGTYQPLARPIFIYVSTQSAKKPEVEGFVNFYMSNGAALAKEVGYIALPDRAYELAQTRFQKRVAGSVFGGGAQVGVSIEDLLQKEK, via the coding sequence ATGATGAAAAAATCGGTTCTCGTCATGATCCTATTGATCGGATTGGCCGCGGCCGCATGGGCCAAATCGACCCTCATCAAGGTCGACGGCTCCAGCACCGTCTTCCCGATCACCGAAGCGGTGGCCGAGGAGTTCCAGAAAAAGAATTCCGGCGTGAGGGTGACCGTCGGCATCTCCGGCACCGGCGGCGGTTTCAAGAAATTCTGCGCCGGCGAGATCGACATCTCCGACGCCTCCCGCCCCATCAAGCTCTCCGAGGTGGAAATTTGCGTCGATAACAATATCAAATATGTTGAGCTGCCGGTCGCCTACGACGGCATCGCCGTGGTGGTCAACCCGAAAAACCACTGGGTCGATCACCTCACCGTTGAGGAATTAAAGAAGATGTGGGAGCCGGCCGCCCAGGGAAAGGTCATGAAGTGGAGCCAGATCCGCTCCGGCTGGCCCGACAAGGAGATCCGCCTCTACGGTCCGGGGGTCGACTCCGGCACGTTCGACTACTTTACCGAGGCGATCGTCGGAAAATCCCAAGCCAGCCGCGGCGACTTCACCGCCAGCGAGGATGACAACGTCCTCGTCCAGGGGGTCGCCTCCGACCAAAACGCCCTCGGCTTCTTCGGGGTGGCCTATTTTGAGCACAACAAAGACCGGCTCAAGCTGGTGCCGATTGATGACAAAAATGATTCCAACGGAAAAGGAGCGGTTCTTCCCGAGTACAACAACATCCTGGAGGGAACCTATCAACCGCTGGCGCGTCCGATCTTCATCTATGTGAGCACCCAGTCGGCTAAAAAACCGGAGGTGGAGGGCTTCGTCAATTTCTACATGAGCAATGGGGCGGCGCTCGCTAAAGAGGTCGGCTACATCGCCCTTCCCGATCGGGCGTATGAGTTGGCACAGACCCGGTTCCAGAAACGGGTGGCCGGATCGGTCTTCGGCGGAGGAGCACAGGTCGGCGTCAGCATTGAGGACCTTCTTCAAAAGGAAAAATAA
- a CDS encoding TonB-dependent receptor: MENDFEGTAAGSRRRLVFVIRCLVLAVCIALKAAAAAAEEATKPMYPDDLLSMTIEELMNIEVTSVSKTPEPLSEAAASVYVIPGGEIRRSGASSIPEALRLADHLNVAQKNSRDWGISARGFNTDLANKLLVLIDGRTVYTPLFSGVFWDRQDTLLEDIDRIEVINGPGGALWGANAVNGVINIMTKSAKETQGVYWEAGGGTALRGFTGIRYGGMLAPDVYYRVYGKYFDRGNEVFADGSEASDAWHMSSGGFRIDAEGSLKNHLTLQGDIYSGDENLTTGGVAEISGGNLLGRWSHTFSHDSDMSLQLYYDQTHLSMFVPALVINSIVFAPAGTFEDDLDTYDLDFQHRFRLGERNRFVWGLGYRFTRDVVGNAPGLAFFPPVLNQSLFSGFIQDEITLRENLTLTLGTKVEYYDYTGLELEPSARLAWTPLERQILWAAISRAVRTPSRIDRDLSQPAPPLVLLAGGSDFDSEKLIAYELGYRAQLGQKIFGSISTFYNDYDDIRSTSTTPGTILPFFFENNLEGKTYGFEISANYQALSWWRLHGGYNRLKEHIRVKPGETDFNNARNETGDPEQQFSFRSSMDLPQNVELDAALRWVDTLQVNNAGAAATVPSYFELDIRLGWRPTKELELSVVGQNLLHDHHPEFGPPGPNRVEIQRAVYGKIAWRY, from the coding sequence GTGGAAAACGACTTCGAGGGCACGGCGGCCGGATCGAGGCGGCGGCTTGTTTTTGTGATTCGTTGCCTCGTTCTTGCCGTATGCATCGCGCTCAAAGCTGCAGCGGCTGCAGCGGAGGAGGCAACGAAACCGATGTATCCCGACGATCTGTTGAGTATGACGATTGAAGAGCTGATGAACATCGAGGTCACCTCCGTGTCAAAAACGCCGGAGCCCTTGAGTGAGGCGGCCGCATCGGTCTACGTGATTCCAGGTGGAGAGATTCGCCGGTCCGGCGCTTCGAGCATTCCGGAAGCGTTGCGGCTGGCGGATCATTTGAACGTGGCGCAGAAAAATTCGCGTGACTGGGGGATCAGCGCGCGCGGATTCAACACCGATCTGGCCAATAAACTGCTGGTCCTGATCGATGGGCGGACCGTTTATACGCCGCTTTTTTCCGGTGTTTTTTGGGACAGACAGGACACTCTGCTCGAAGATATCGATCGGATCGAGGTGATCAACGGTCCCGGCGGCGCGCTCTGGGGCGCCAATGCGGTCAATGGCGTGATTAATATCATGACCAAAAGCGCCAAAGAGACGCAGGGGGTTTACTGGGAGGCGGGCGGGGGAACAGCGTTGCGGGGTTTTACCGGGATACGCTACGGCGGCATGCTCGCTCCCGATGTCTATTATCGGGTTTATGGTAAGTATTTCGACAGGGGGAATGAAGTCTTCGCCGACGGGAGCGAGGCCTCGGACGCGTGGCATATGTCCTCAGGCGGGTTCCGGATCGATGCCGAAGGGTCTCTAAAAAATCATCTCACCTTGCAAGGCGATATTTACAGCGGCGACGAAAACCTCACGACAGGAGGGGTTGCCGAGATCAGCGGCGGCAATCTGCTGGGGCGCTGGTCGCATACCTTTTCGCACGATTCCGACATGAGCCTGCAACTCTATTACGACCAGACGCATCTGTCTATGTTTGTTCCGGCGCTTGTGATTAATTCGATCGTCTTTGCTCCCGCCGGAACTTTCGAAGATGACCTCGATACCTATGACCTCGATTTTCAGCATCGCTTCCGGCTGGGCGAGCGCAACCGTTTTGTGTGGGGCCTCGGCTATCGCTTCACCCGAGACGTGGTCGGAAACGCGCCTGGTTTGGCGTTTTTCCCGCCGGTTCTGAACCAAAGCCTCTTCAGCGGATTTATACAAGATGAGATCACGCTCCGGGAAAATCTGACCCTCACCCTTGGGACCAAGGTCGAATACTACGACTACACCGGATTGGAGCTGGAACCGAGTGCGCGGCTTGCATGGACACCCCTCGAGCGACAGATCCTTTGGGCGGCGATTTCACGCGCGGTTCGGACGCCCTCCCGCATTGACCGGGACCTCTCTCAGCCGGCGCCGCCCCTGGTCCTCTTGGCAGGAGGATCGGATTTTGATTCTGAAAAGCTGATCGCCTACGAACTCGGCTATCGCGCTCAACTCGGTCAAAAGATTTTCGGCTCCATCTCGACCTTCTACAACGATTACGATGATATCCGGAGCACCAGCACCACGCCCGGCACGATCCTCCCTTTTTTCTTTGAAAACAATCTCGAAGGCAAGACGTATGGATTCGAGATCAGCGCAAATTATCAGGCGCTCAGTTGGTGGCGGTTGCACGGCGGCTACAACCGCCTCAAAGAGCACATTCGTGTCAAACCGGGAGAGACCGATTTCAACAATGCGCGCAATGAAACAGGCGATCCTGAACAGCAGTTTTCATTCCGTTCCTCCATGGACCTGCCGCAAAATGTAGAGCTCGACGCCGCCCTCCGTTGGGTCGACACGCTGCAGGTGAATAATGCCGGGGCGGCCGCGACCGTGCCGAGCTATTTTGAGTTGGACATCCGTCTCGGCTGGCGTCCCACGAAAGAGCTGGAACTCTCCGTCGTCGGGCAGAACCTTCTTCACGATCATCACCCGGAGTTCGGCCCCCCCGGTCCGAATCGGGTGGAAATTCAGCGGGCCGTTTACGGAAAGATCGCATGGCGGTATTAG
- a CDS encoding DUF4091 domain-containing protein — protein MDKGKRFDLPSAGWMVLASFLMLLGSIQTAEAMVVWTDHATVKIRREISLTAPKTSQTAAILKAAKNEFEAFQLIVSADSGNLSGVNVTVSDLTGPNGSLIPGSSVMIYKAAFINITTLSTTEGRLGFWPDALIPKRDEYTREVRNAFPFSVTSGRNQPVWIEIYVPQDAAPGLYRGTATVTAANQAPVVVPIELTVWNFVLPSTSTMRSAYSIDYHLIPPGHGLGAYTNQYDIVKIYAKANLLHRITGDYLPAPHIMGWDPFIAKFGPLMDGTEPLPGGKLPGAKMTGYRISTFAHETDLPFLRDIAQRAAARGWIDRLFSYIFDEPKPDQPAQWQTIKDRARALHQADPRLRALVTTSVQSAADYGITQCGSTRIEPCLDLFTPTIRYLDNKPTGREPGSEVPGGADTIGNQRSKYGPETWWYQACGSHGCGIIGGGQYDPEGYHTGWPAFMIDLPAMFNRIMQWQTFKYNLQGELYFDMVYAYGQRDPWVSQYDFGGNGDGTLYYPGTPAKIGGTTHIPIESIRLKLLREGMEDYEYMNLLAKLGDGDYAERQVDTVATRIYDWSRNPADLYRARENMALQILSHDASGGPTPGTADFKLSYSPASASVIEGGTATSQVILSSLFDFNAAVALTCAAPHPSVSCTVSPASVTPPVNGSGTATLRIATQSATPLGAHPVTLRAVSGGLIREGTVALTVTAATPVGEPFDRADGTDLGPSWNEYMTDFGISGNQVVNLDAASQEARWIQSLGPDQDVAADCKAAAAGSSCGVMARWSSADNFYYVRLDAGLGDIALFKKVNGVYTKLGETPRPIGYDTFHRLRLVVEGSALSVYFAGESTPAIRVNDDSLNTGDYAGIRSYAAAAGATRFDRFHALSSGSAETFDRADNTNLGSSWNEYLADFGIRGNEVLNLDAASQEARWTSSLGPNQEVSADCKTAAAGSSCGVMARWVDDGNYYYLRLDPGLGNIVLFKKVNGVYTALGSADRTMAFNTFYRLRLAANGNTLTAYFAGETTPAITATDTSLVGAFSGIRSYAAAVGATGFDRYNAVSLGGSINESFNRANNTGLGSSWNEYLLNFEINTNQLRNSDTAGQEAQWTTMIGANQDVSVDCKVTVSGNSCGVTARWSDPNNFYYALVDPGLGSVALIKRVNGVFTRLALASRPMSYNTFYPIRLVVQGSSLRVFFNGESTAAIDLSDASLTGGNYAGVRSYATAAAVTSFDNFSVGHP, from the coding sequence ATGGATAAAGGAAAACGATTCGACCTGCCTTCGGCAGGCTGGATGGTATTGGCCTCTTTTTTAATGCTGCTCGGGTCGATCCAGACCGCGGAGGCGATGGTCGTTTGGACCGACCATGCCACGGTCAAAATCCGAAGGGAAATCTCATTAACCGCGCCCAAAACAAGTCAAACCGCTGCCATCTTAAAGGCGGCCAAGAATGAATTCGAGGCGTTTCAGCTCATCGTCTCGGCCGACTCGGGGAATCTCTCAGGGGTCAATGTGACAGTCAGCGATCTGACCGGTCCGAACGGAAGCCTCATTCCGGGCAGCTCGGTCATGATCTACAAGGCGGCCTTCATCAACATCACCACCCTTTCCACGACGGAAGGAAGGCTCGGATTCTGGCCCGACGCTCTGATCCCGAAGAGAGACGAATACACCCGGGAGGTCCGGAATGCGTTTCCTTTCTCGGTGACCTCCGGCCGGAACCAGCCGGTCTGGATCGAGATCTATGTCCCTCAGGACGCCGCTCCGGGTCTTTACAGAGGAACGGCGACCGTCACCGCGGCCAATCAGGCGCCCGTCGTCGTTCCGATCGAATTGACCGTCTGGAACTTTGTCCTCCCGTCGACTTCAACCATGAGGTCGGCCTATTCGATCGATTATCATCTCATCCCTCCCGGACATGGGCTCGGCGCCTACACGAATCAGTACGACATCGTCAAAATTTATGCGAAGGCCAACCTCCTCCACCGGATTACCGGCGATTACCTGCCGGCTCCCCACATTATGGGATGGGATCCCTTTATCGCCAAATTCGGCCCCCTCATGGATGGAACGGAACCCTTGCCGGGAGGAAAACTGCCGGGGGCGAAAATGACCGGCTATCGGATATCGACCTTCGCGCACGAAACCGATCTCCCCTTCTTAAGAGATATCGCGCAACGCGCCGCGGCGAGAGGATGGATCGATCGTCTCTTTTCCTATATCTTCGACGAGCCGAAGCCGGATCAGCCGGCGCAGTGGCAAACGATTAAAGATCGGGCCAGGGCGCTCCATCAAGCCGATCCCCGCCTGCGCGCCCTGGTGACCACCAGTGTTCAGAGCGCAGCCGATTACGGCATCACCCAATGCGGCTCGACCCGCATCGAACCGTGTCTCGACCTCTTCACCCCGACGATCCGGTATCTGGACAACAAACCGACCGGCCGAGAGCCGGGCAGCGAGGTTCCCGGCGGCGCGGATACCATTGGTAATCAGCGGAGCAAATATGGTCCGGAGACCTGGTGGTATCAGGCCTGCGGCTCGCACGGCTGCGGCATCATCGGCGGGGGACAATACGATCCGGAGGGCTATCACACCGGTTGGCCCGCCTTCATGATCGACCTTCCGGCGATGTTCAACCGGATCATGCAGTGGCAAACATTCAAATATAATCTTCAAGGAGAGCTCTACTTCGACATGGTCTACGCCTACGGTCAGAGAGATCCGTGGGTCAGCCAGTACGACTTCGGCGGAAACGGCGACGGCACCCTCTATTATCCGGGGACGCCGGCCAAAATCGGCGGGACGACCCACATTCCGATCGAGTCGATCCGCTTGAAACTCCTCCGGGAGGGGATGGAGGATTACGAATATATGAACCTGCTGGCGAAGCTGGGAGACGGCGACTATGCGGAAAGGCAGGTCGACACCGTCGCGACCCGCATCTATGATTGGAGCCGAAACCCGGCCGATCTTTACCGTGCGCGGGAAAATATGGCGCTGCAGATCCTCTCTCACGACGCGTCGGGAGGGCCGACGCCGGGGACGGCCGATTTTAAGCTGAGCTACTCCCCCGCTTCGGCCAGCGTGATCGAAGGGGGAACCGCCACTTCGCAGGTGATCCTCTCTTCGCTTTTTGATTTTAACGCGGCGGTCGCCTTGACCTGCGCCGCCCCCCACCCGAGCGTGAGCTGCACCGTGAGCCCCGCCTCGGTCACCCCGCCGGTGAACGGAAGTGGGACGGCGACCTTGCGCATCGCAACCCAGAGCGCGACACCGCTCGGCGCCCACCCCGTCACCCTCCGCGCCGTTTCGGGCGGTCTGATCCGGGAAGGAACGGTCGCCCTCACCGTCACGGCGGCCACCCCGGTCGGCGAGCCGTTCGATCGCGCCGACGGGACCGATCTGGGACCGAGCTGGAACGAATATATGACCGACTTCGGAATCAGCGGCAACCAGGTCGTGAACCTCGACGCAGCCAGTCAAGAGGCGCGGTGGATCCAAAGCCTTGGACCGGATCAAGATGTCGCGGCCGACTGCAAGGCGGCCGCCGCCGGAAGCTCCTGCGGGGTGATGGCCCGCTGGTCGAGCGCCGACAATTTCTATTACGTGCGGCTCGATGCCGGGCTGGGAGACATCGCCCTCTTCAAGAAGGTCAACGGCGTCTATACCAAGCTGGGAGAGACGCCGCGGCCGATCGGTTACGACACGTTCCACCGGCTCCGTCTGGTCGTGGAGGGGAGCGCCCTCAGCGTCTACTTCGCCGGAGAGAGCACGCCGGCGATCCGCGTGAACGATGACTCCCTGAACACCGGAGATTACGCCGGCATCCGATCTTATGCCGCGGCCGCCGGGGCGACCCGGTTCGACCGCTTCCATGCGCTCTCGTCGGGCAGCGCGGAAACGTTCGACCGGGCCGACAACACGAACCTGGGAAGCAGCTGGAACGAATATCTGGCCGACTTCGGGATCCGCGGCAACGAGGTCTTAAACCTCGATGCCGCCAGCCAGGAGGCCCGCTGGACCAGCAGCCTCGGTCCGAATCAGGAGGTCTCCGCCGACTGCAAGACGGCCGCCGCCGGAAGCTCCTGCGGGGTGATGGCCCGGTGGGTGGACGACGGCAACTATTACTATTTGCGGCTCGATCCCGGCCTGGGGAACATCGTCTTGTTCAAGAAGGTCAATGGCGTTTATACGGCGCTGGGATCGGCCGACCGGACGATGGCGTTCAACACCTTCTATCGCCTCCGACTGGCCGCGAACGGGAACACCCTCACCGCCTACTTCGCCGGAGAGACCACCCCCGCCATCACAGCAACGGACACTTCGCTGGTAGGCGCTTTTTCCGGAATCCGCTCCTACGCCGCCGCGGTCGGGGCGACCGGGTTCGACCGGTACAACGCCGTTTCCCTCGGCGGCTCGATCAACGAGTCGTTCAACCGGGCGAACAACACGGGCCTGGGAAGCAGCTGGAACGAGTACCTTCTTAATTTCGAGATCAATACCAACCAGCTCCGGAACAGCGACACCGCAGGACAGGAAGCACAGTGGACAACGATGATTGGCGCAAACCAGGATGTTTCGGTTGACTGTAAGGTGACAGTCAGCGGAAACTCTTGCGGCGTGACCGCCCGCTGGTCCGACCCGAACAATTTCTATTACGCGCTGGTCGATCCGGGCCTGGGGAGCGTCGCACTGATCAAAAGGGTGAACGGGGTTTTTACCCGCTTGGCGCTTGCAAGCCGGCCGATGAGCTACAATACCTTTTATCCGATTCGGCTGGTTGTGCAAGGGAGCTCGCTGCGGGTCTTCTTCAACGGAGAGAGCACCGCGGCGATTGACCTGAGTGATGCCAGCCTGACGGGGGGGAATTATGCCGGCGTCCGCTCTTACGCCACTGCGGCCGCCGTCACCTCCTTTGATAATTTCAGCGTCGGCCATCCTTAA